The genomic segment TGACCAATTCGGATGAAGTGAATATGGTGGCATGCCAAGTGGCGGCAACATTATTTAATACACCCACCAAAATTGCACGGGTACGAAATGGCGATTTTTGGCGAGAGAAAGATCGTTTGTTTTTACCTGATGTATTGCCAATAGATCATATTATTTCGCCTGAAAGTTTAGTAACGGATGAAATTACACGCTTAATTGATTATCCTGGGACGTTACAAGTGGCGCATTTTGCAAACGAGAAAATTAGTGTTGCTGTGTGTAAGGCTTATTATGGCGGTCCTTTAGTTGGATATGCGATTTCTGCCTTGCGGGAACACATGCCACATATTGATTGCCGTATTGTGGCTATTTTACGCCAAGATAAATTTATTCGTCCGCAAGCTTCGACGATTATTGAAGCCGGTGATGAAGTAACATTTATTTGTGCTACTGCGCATATTAAAGCTATTATGTCTGAGTTACAGCGCCTTGAACGACCATATCGTCGGATTATGATTATGGGGGGAGGTAACATTGCCTTAAATGTGGCTTCTCGTTTAGAAAACAAATGTGCATTGAAACTCATTGAGCGTAATCCGGAGCGAGCCAATTATTTGGCAGAAAACTTATCCAAAACACTCGTATTCAATGGCGATGCCTCTGATGAGTCCTTGTTATTTGAAGAGCATATTGAAGAAATTGATGTATTTATTTCTCTCACGAGTGATGATGAAGCGAATATTATGTCCGCTTTGCTAGCAAAACGTATGGGAGCGGAAAAAGCGTTAGTATTGATTCAACGGATGGCCTATATTCACTTAATTCAAGGTGGCGCAATTGATATCGCGATTTCACCACAACAAGCGACCATCTCAGAGTTACTTACTCATATTCGTAAAGGGGATATTGTCAACGTGGCACAATTGCGCCATGGAAGTGCAGAAGCATTAGAAATTATTCTGCATGGTGATTCAACAACATCACATGTTATTGGGCGTAAAATAGCGGAGTTAAAACTCCCCAATAGTGTTATTATTGGGGCGATTTTACGTCAAAATGAAGTGATTGTTGCGAAAAAAGACGTCGTTTTGGAAGAATATGATCACGTTGTTCTCTATTTATCGGATAAAAAAGTCGTATCAGAGGTTGAAAAATTATTCCAGCCAAGTGTATTTTTTATCTAGACAATGCGTTGAAAATCCATAT from the [Actinobacillus] rossii genome contains:
- the trkA gene encoding potassium transporter peripheral membrane protein; translated protein: MKIIILGAGQVGTTLAENLVSEDNDITLVDNNEARLDNLQDKHDLRVVRGIASSPSVLREAGAQDADLMVAVTNSDEVNMVACQVAATLFNTPTKIARVRNGDFWREKDRLFLPDVLPIDHIISPESLVTDEITRLIDYPGTLQVAHFANEKISVAVCKAYYGGPLVGYAISALREHMPHIDCRIVAILRQDKFIRPQASTIIEAGDEVTFICATAHIKAIMSELQRLERPYRRIMIMGGGNIALNVASRLENKCALKLIERNPERANYLAENLSKTLVFNGDASDESLLFEEHIEEIDVFISLTSDDEANIMSALLAKRMGAEKALVLIQRMAYIHLIQGGAIDIAISPQQATISELLTHIRKGDIVNVAQLRHGSAEALEIILHGDSTTSHVIGRKIAELKLPNSVIIGAILRQNEVIVAKKDVVLEEYDHVVLYLSDKKVVSEVEKLFQPSVFFI